A genome region from Frankineae bacterium MT45 includes the following:
- a CDS encoding diguanylate cyclase (GGDEF) domain-containing protein has product MSAGTTRLDRVQQVWAGASHRPPIGTRRLFALATGGAFLACGILAAISVALGPSNAQHSLAILGLALLCVVGGVTLAVLGRHLRCGLYQLILPIGTILISTAAYLRGGGAASINLSFLYLFPAIGSAFFFSWSRALLQLVFIEVCSYVTFSAVDLHETDVIIGQGSILLVATTVHLLTLVANTADRDALTGLGNRRRFDARLGHAMLSSIRTGAPLSVVLLDFDGFKEINDTGGHAVGDQVLQAVTSAWKKYTKGNVLCRLGGDEFALLLPGHTADQAAVVADKLRELARPHIGCSAGVAQFCEGDSQTNLVSRADSALYLAKNNGRAATVAFGTAHQKSAALERAVGDSLIFADQ; this is encoded by the coding sequence ATGAGCGCGGGAACGACCCGGCTCGACCGCGTCCAGCAGGTGTGGGCCGGTGCGAGTCACCGTCCGCCGATCGGAACCCGACGCCTGTTCGCGCTCGCGACGGGCGGCGCCTTCCTCGCTTGTGGAATCCTTGCCGCCATCTCCGTTGCCCTTGGTCCAAGCAACGCCCAGCATTCCCTGGCGATTCTGGGGCTTGCTCTACTCTGCGTCGTCGGCGGTGTCACGCTCGCCGTACTCGGGCGACACTTGCGCTGCGGTCTGTATCAATTGATCTTGCCCATTGGGACGATCCTGATCTCGACGGCGGCCTACTTGCGCGGTGGCGGTGCCGCTTCGATCAACCTGTCTTTTCTCTACCTCTTCCCGGCGATCGGGAGCGCGTTCTTCTTCTCCTGGTCGCGAGCACTACTACAACTGGTCTTCATCGAGGTCTGCTCCTACGTGACCTTCTCGGCAGTTGACTTGCATGAGACCGACGTCATCATCGGTCAGGGATCGATACTGCTCGTAGCCACCACCGTGCACCTGCTCACGCTCGTCGCAAATACTGCTGATCGAGACGCGCTCACTGGTCTCGGCAACCGCCGCCGATTCGACGCGCGCCTCGGGCACGCGATGCTGTCTTCGATCCGCACGGGAGCGCCGCTGTCGGTGGTGTTGTTGGACTTCGACGGCTTCAAGGAGATCAACGACACCGGAGGCCACGCCGTCGGTGACCAGGTACTGCAGGCGGTCACCTCAGCGTGGAAGAAGTACACCAAGGGGAACGTGTTGTGCCGCCTCGGTGGCGACGAGTTCGCCCTCCTCCTGCCCGGACACACCGCCGACCAAGCCGCCGTCGTCGCCGACAAACTCCGCGAACTCGCCCGACCGCACATCGGCTGCTCGGCCGGCGTGGCCCAGTTCTGCGAGGGCGACTCCCAGACGAACCTGGTCAGCCGGGCCGACAGTGCGCTGTATCTCGCCAAGAACAACGGCAGAGCAGCCACGGTCGCATTCGGCACCGCGCACCAGAAGTCGGCCGCGCTGGAACGTGCTGTGGGCGATTCGCTCATCTTCGCCGATCAATGA